One Astatotilapia calliptera chromosome 1, fAstCal1.2, whole genome shotgun sequence DNA segment encodes these proteins:
- the LOC113024321 gene encoding uncharacterized protein LOC113024321 codes for MDLSDSDDTPNVTPLVVGRGRGFTTVPFSLGDYRVGHRAADSSCELVAESQSVQCTKSSTSDPPITDVSLVDQMSDIVQQIGQRLADSILSHLTTPHTSSPASATYTCPEVAHETTDLPSSRSLDLSQVQLVAPRQVKDPPVFRWESSDSLSVDEWQEAMQSYIKKSAILPENQAEEILMHLRGRAKDVVKFGVRNGGIDVQHNPQAIYRLLHKHFSSTQCSSVPLADFYSTLPKDREDPYEYWLRLNKAADVVGNCLKEQGKSFENSGVEVARMFIRHCPCRDLALIFRTKTCDKWSAHEVQEVLDEYHLGKGFQSPPQTGNCVYVNKAEVSTNGTPCLADHEQRPAVSQDGSAIERLISMLEKVLLQGPGYARANARRQSARLPRIPGLDDTPCSICRDSSHSTLTHCRENRFCFMCHLPGHSRRNCPEGKCTPSSGHQGN; via the coding sequence ATGGATCTAAGTGACTCTGATGACACCCCAAATGTGACTCCCCTTGTTGTGGGTAGGGGCAGAGGGTTCACAACTGTTCCTTTTTCACTGGGTGACTATCGGGTGGGGCATAGAGCAGCAGATAGTTCTTGTGAGCTGGTGGCTGAGTCGCAGTCAGTACAGTGCACTAAGTCATCTACCTCAGACCCCCCAATAACTGATGTGAGTCTAGTCGACCAAATGAGCGACATTGTGCAGCAAATTGGGCAACGCCTGGCTGATAGCATTCTGTCACACCTGACTACGCCACACACTTCGAGCCCTGCATCTGCTACATATACATGTCCTGAGGTGGCGCATGAAACAACAGATCTCCCCTCCAGCCGCTCACTAGATCTCTCTCAAGTCCAGCTGGTGGCTCCACGACAGGTTAAAGACCCACCTGTGTTTCGGTGGGAGAGTTCGGACTCATTGTCTGTTGATGAGTGGCAGGAAGCCATGCAGAGTTACATAAAGAAGAGTGCCATTCTTCCAGAAAACCAAGCTGAGGAGATTTTGATGCATCTGAGAGGCAGGGCAAAAGATGTTGTGAAATTTGGTGTGAGGAATGGTGGAATTGATGTCCAGCATAATCCACAAGCTATCTACAGACTTCTGCACAAACATTTTAGTTCCACCCAGTGCTCGTCTGTGCCCCTGGCTGACTTTTATTCCACCCTGCCGAAGGACCGAGAGGATCCATATGAGTACTGGCTGAGGCTGAACAAGGCTGCTGATGTTGTTGGCAACTGTCTTAAGGAGCAGGGGAAATCTTTTGAGAACTCTGGTGTTGAGGTTGCACGCATGTTCATCAGACACTGCCCCTGCAGAGACTTGGCTCTTATTTTTAGAACCAAAACATGTGATAAATGGTCAGCTCATGAAGTTCAGGAGGTACTGGATGAGTATCACCTGGGTAAGGGGTTCCAGTCTCCTCCACAGACGGGTAACTGTGTCTATGTGAATAAGGCAGAGGTTAGCACAAATGGTACTCCTTGTTTGGCTGACCATGAGCAGAGGCCAGCTGTGAGTCAGGATGGCTCTGCTATTGAGAGGTTGATCAGCATGCTAGAGAAGGTGCTGCTTCAAGGCCCAGGCTATGCTCGAGCTAATGCCAGGCGACAGAGTGCCCGACTGCCGAGAATACCAGGCTTAGATGACACACCATGTTCCATCTGCAGAGATAGCTCCCACTCCACACTCACGCACTGTCGGGAAAACAGATTTTGCTTCATGTGTCACCTACCTGGTCATTCGAGACGTAACTGCCCAGAGGGCAAGTGTACTCCTTCCAGTGGTCATCAGGGAAACTGA